GAGAGCCGACCCGACGGGTGTCTCAAGAGAGTGGCGCTCCCTAGATATCAGAGAGCTTTTATGATTTAAGTCCGTAATTcttcattagtagtttgagtTTTGGCTCGTGAATATCTACcgttatatatactttttttcacttgaaattAAATGATGTAACGAAAGGTGCGAGGTcctaattataatgaaatcctCTATTGAacgtaaccctaatttaagaatgaaccaagataaaatctcatGTCTTGATTTATCTCTCATTTTAAGTTTTATTTCAACTTGATTGTGCGTCGAATACTAACAAGGTTAGGGACCGACGATGACAAGGGTTGCAAGCAATCGCCATGGAAGCCGTACTTGGGTGAGGGacgcgaccctcgccggccctcgGCTTTTGGCCAGTAGGGCTATCTtgccaaaccaaaaaaaaaaaaaaaagttaaataaaaaaaacagaaacaagttataaaaaaatatcaaatattatttaaaattgtcacgTCATCACCGGCCgatcaaatggattgaatttgcacaattacaaaaattttaggactcaatcgggaaaaaaaaagatttaggattgaattgacacaatagcaataggtttatgactttattCGCTAGTGGTATTGAAATCAAATATAAGTCACACACCTAATTCATACGCATAAATCCACCCCTTCGTCGCTAACTATATCCCACAGGTTTGATCCGGAATAATTCGAATTCTTTGCGGTAATACGAGAgtcgagaataaaaaaaaaaaaatcaaaagcaagATAGAAGAGTAGCCACGGAGAAAAGGAACCCATGGAATTCAATTACAAGTCTTTATCAAGGACTTCACGTACTTAAATCAGTTGATGATTCGTTAAAATTGTGTAGACGGCTAAAAACGGGAATGCCTCGGCGCTGATATTGCATGCCTTCtcgtttttccttttatttccgtTCGCATGAGCAAGAGTCCCCtcttcaatgaatgaatttcgATCTCATAAAATATCTCATCTATTTCAAAGCCCAATTCATCTTGGCTCGTCATCAAAACATCTCGGTAGCCTACTAATCGGGTGGCAGATTCGCTATCGAAATCGCACCGTTCAAATCGTGCTCCGGAtgcggccaaaaaaaaaaagacagaaaaaaatttgtgttcCGACTTTTCGAGTTTCATCTCCGCCTCAATCCCTTTGGGACTTTCTTCGTGCCGATGCTCCTTCTTGGGCTTTTATGTAAGAACCTTTAATTCCGGGAATGAAGTTCTTTTTCGAccccctccccaaaaaaaaaaaaaaagggaagcgCAGAATATGAAATTCTATAGAATTCGTCCGTGCGGGGACATGAGCACcaactccattttttttttttttgtttgacaattcttcttcctttttttaagcATGTCTCTTGCATAGTTGCATGGTCATGATCATGAAGACGTTCATATTCCCAAGAGGGGAACCCAACTGTACAATCCGTGGTTGTTGGGTCAACAAACAACGAAATTCGACTCATTCTAATGATTTTGGGGGAGATACATTCTTTTCAAGTTTAATGTATTTTTAATTTGGGGGGTTGAAGTTGAACGGGTCCTCCCTCTCCACACACGCGCTTGCGTAACGAGCTCGAAGCCAGAAATCGAACGAATCCTCCGCGTTCCTTAAACTCCAATCGGATCGTCATGTTCACATGGTGATGGCTCGTTTAAGTCCGCCCCGTACCCATTggactttttattaatttgactAATCAGAGTATGGCCGCCGTCTCATCTTGTTGCTTACGAAAATGATTAGGCACCCCACTTCAATCCCATAATGTTCAAAATCACATATCTCGATGATTAATTAAGACCGTGTTAATTACGCGGGGGCACGGCTAGAGGCTTGGATTTGTTCGTCGGGATGTTCGTTCCGGGTACGTGCGCACGTAGTGAAAaagggattttcttttttcccttctctctgtgataaataaatttaagatttttcgtgcgACCACATAATAGAATGAAATTTGTGAAACACGTAAGTCGAAAAGTACCTATAAAAGAGGACATTATTGCGTAAGTAATATGTTCTTAATTAATATTAAAAGAGGACATtgacatgacaaatttttttgataatattataatatcttTTGAATTCCGTAATCATGTTTTTccgtcttttttattttttattttttgatttggGAGTGGCTGCCAGAGAAggtcgcggccctcgctagTCATTGGGCAAGGATTCGCGGCCCTCGCTAGCTGCAAGCCCTTGCGCAAATAGGGGCTCCTGCAAACAAGAGTTGAAAgcctaaaatctcaaaaaggaagtatataatttattataattttgtattgttccaagaaaaaaaaaaaggaggaaaaagaaaggaagaagttcTCATCAACATCATCGATCGatcaaatagattgaattggcgtAATTGTAAtagttttaataatttttttgttgattcccCACTAATTATATCATGCTAATATTACAGAATGGTAATTATGCCGTTGTGGTAAAcataaattaaattagaaaaaattaaaaaaaaaagtacgagcACACTTTTGCCTCAACCGCCTCTCGAGTCTCAATGAATGCACAGCCCGAACCCAAACCTGCtaaaaaaaatgggggaaaaaaaagaaaaaataaaaaggatttAATGGCGGACACGGGGTGAACGTGAGCGTGAAAAAGctccgcttcttcttcttcttcttctttttcttcttcagtcgTCTTCCTCTGCTACCTTGCGCGTTTCATTCTTCGCCAACCGTCTCTGCAACCCTCcaaccttctctctctaaaaccttCGCGCTCAGTTCGTTTTCTGACACGCCTTCTTccaaccactctctctctctctctgaacttGGCGGAAGGagaaaggatgagaaaaacGGAGAAATCGCTGGAATCGTCCGAGCAGAAGCGACTCGACCGGCCTAGCTCCGTGGTGTGGGACTGCGGGAGCGCCCTCTACGACTCCTTCGAGCTCAAGTCCTTCAAGCGCCAGCTCGACTCCGCCATCTCCGCCCGCACCCTGTCCATGCCTCACCTCCCCGACCGCCGCGCCTTcccccttcctcctcctcctcctgctgctcaacagcaacagcaacagcaaccgCAACCGAAACCGACCGCCTCGACGGCGGCGAAGAAGCACTCCCGGATCTCGCGGTCCATCCAGAAGCTGCTGCGGTCGGTCTTCAAGCCGAAGCCGAGCTCGCCCCCGGCGTTCGGCATCGGCAATCGGTACTCGAGCGTCGTCGGCGAGGGGCTCTGCCTCGCGTACGACAAGTCCGGCGCGCTGACCACGATTCTGGAGTCCCCGGAGGCTGAGTGCCTGGGGAAGTTGTCGCCAGAGATGGATCGGTTCGTGAGGAAGACCGCGTCCGAAGAGGTTCGCGCCTAGTTCCATCGGTATCTCGTGTGCCTGACAAGCAGGGAGGGGATCAAACCCGATAGCGAGGACTATACGAATACGAATAGGTTTGTGCATAAAAAGTTTGTCAGTTGTCAGTCGGTCAAATGATGTGAGATCCATGATCATTTTGTATAGGTTTTCGTTCATACATACATGCGATGTCATAGAACACTTGACTGCTACTGCTGCCGCTATGCTTTGATCCGATCATTAAGCAGAGAAATGAAGGAGATCGTGGCCTGCGAATGATTCTAGCGAGGTGATTTCACAGACGAGATTGTTTCCGTCGGATCAAGTAGCGAAATGAAGACGAACGCAACGGCGATGAGATCGAATTTACGCAGCTTTGCTTCCGGTTCGCAGCTACTCGAATTTACGAACCCTAAGAACCCTCCTGGCTTATTGAAACAGGTAGTAGATTGTCGGCAAAATTAGTACAAAGTCCCATGAAAGATGCAAATGTTGCCATGACCAGTTCCTTCCTGGAATCCCCATTCTTCTCTTCGGATAAGTCTTGCCCAAAATTGCTTTTAGGCTGGCTCGGGGTGTCGTGGCTTATTTCTTTGTCGCATTCGGGTCGGGTTCGAGGTCATGTTCCCCGTTCCCTCGTGGGATTGACCAAATCGACCTTTTGTTTCGAAGCTTTTAGGTGCAACCTAATCGACCCtttccccctttctttttgtttccactTGTTCGGCACATCTAATTAAGCAAAgaggaacagaaaaaaaaaaacgaaaaattcaCGTGTCCGGATAACAGACACGTGTCggtttttttttggcctttcctCCTGTTGTCATTCATTCTTTATGCAGCATAGTTTATTATTATGGTGGGACTACACGACTAAACATTAATTATAGGTAAAATCCCAGCGGTGGAGCTTCCGAATTAGGCAGCTCCTGTCCTGATGTCAATGCAAAAGGAAATTTCGCGGCAACGAGACGTATAAGTTTCCTATTGGACGTCCGTCCTGTTGTGCAGCGGAATTAAACAAACGGAAAACCGGGTTGGacagctttcttttcttttttttttttttgtccaaacgAGGGGAGGGGCCCCTGATCGTCAATCCTTGTACTCTCTCTCCGGAAAAATGTTGACATGGTTTATTATTGCGCTAATGTGGCCAAAACGACATTATTTTGGTCTAAATCTGAAAGAccaaaatttaaagagaaagcaagaaagatgAGAAACTAGGCCGCCGCTTCAACATCGCCGGAAAGGGACGGCAAGGTTGCTAATGGCCGGCCCgatgggcaagggtcgccacTAGCAGCCTACCCCCTCTagtaaaatagagaaaataattttaaaaaaaaagacacgtcATCATTTTCTAGCATCGAATTTTGATGGAATTAACGAAATGACCCAATTGCTGGATGTAATAATTAGGCAAATTGTCCATAAACTTTgtcctaatgtgcaatgtgatctctaaacttttaatttattcaacataGTCCTTAAACGTttgataaatattcaatttagtctacGATTTATTATATCCCTGGATTTCATCTTGTCCCTCGTTGTTCCTCAATAGCTCGGTAgtccagggactaaattgagtATGTACAGAAATTttaaggaccatattgaacaaatttaaaagttaGAGATCACATTGCGCATTAGGTTAAAttttaaggaccacattaaataaattaaaagttcaatgatcataTTATACATTAGggcaaagttcatggactatctgtgtcatttttcctttcaaaatttgattacatttttttgcaagttttaggattcactTGCACTTCTATTACAAGTTGTAAAACTTTTAGTGCACTtatctcaaaaattaaaattcgagaaccaaattgaatatttttgaaaaatcatattaGCGCTGATTGTGTTACGTAAGACGGGTGACATTGACTAGAACGCCACGTTGACTAGATTGCCACACAAGcgattttcaactaaaattgatcgaaaatactaaattggcacaattgaaatatttaagattgaattggtacaaattcaataaaattaacatttttttggtaatttttcccaaatttagCTTATGCCTTAACAGGATCATGTGAATATACCACGTTTTGGTATAAAGGCATGGGTAGACATGGCTACGGGCATGTTTGGGCCGAGAAACGGCTCGGAACCGGCTCGTGGAATAACTGGAACTAGTCCGTTGTGAgggaccgccggttccgaaTTGGAACCGGCCTGGCCCTTCACGGGCGGGTTCTGaaccgcccaaaaaaaaaggggaaaagagccAACGGCCCAAAATTGGGCCGCCATTATATGCcccttccccctttttttttcttcttaaattttctataaataccaTTCCCTCCCTTTCATTtgttctcacaatttctctcaattctcttaaattctctcaatcccggctcaattttgtcaattttctgaattggATTTCCACTCAATTCTttgacaaaaatggcaagtggaagtggTGCTGGTGATAAGGGAAAGAGAACGATCTCGATGGGGATAGGAAATCCTATTATCCTCaatctcatgatcaatatgatcctcatGATTTTACATGTAAGGTAAACgccgatgataatatcaacttatcctcaacctcatgatcaatattAAAGACgttatagtagcattatataatgaattttgtattAAATATGGTTTAGgcgatagtggatcttctcaacctagtgccttacaaagggaggagagtggtagacttagtagatggtacaatttactcattagtaggcaaaaaaagacaaaatggagTAATATgtaatatttccgaattagaaaaatatttaactattGCTTTTGATTTTCGTGATTCCGAACATAGCACAGATTTTAAAATTCTTgagtggtggaagactcattcaacccaattctcggtcctcgctctcatcgcaagacagatgttagcaactccttcttcaacagttgtagTTGAACATGCATTTAGTGctagaggattaattttggacgatcgcagttcaagattaaatccgtATGCTATGGAGGCTTAAGCTTGTgtccatgattggacaaaggctaaattttgATAACAAGAGTTAGATCGAGACaatgaattcttcaatgatgatagtgaaAATACCATCGCTGCGGGTACCGCAACGAGTAGtaacgattgacgatgagataagttggggttattaaatgtaaaagaattacatggtctttgattttttctaaccccaagaagatatgtaggcgtttaatgtaaatcattaagttcaagtcccttccctcttccttttttttccccccaaatttgattgcAGTGTACACtttgattataatttaaaattgataatttttttatttcataatttttttatttttaattcaatttaaaattCGGAACCGGAATAGGCCCTTGAATCggcccggaatcggcggttccataCTTGAACCGAGGACcaccccttcaagggccggttccggttcaagcatggccacgaactagaaccggcggttcatgaACCGCATGGACATTGTAAGAAAGTTtctattattatttgttttcttctatcACAGGACGGATCCTCGACGAGATCTTGCAAACGTCATTTGTTCTCAAGAAGGCGCCAGTACTTTTTGTCTTCAGGTGTTTCTACCTTGTTCATCATCACTTGTCAAATAGAAGGAAGCCACAGCCACCAACATTTCAATCTGTCTCTCTCAACAAAATTGCATCCGAACCCTTGCTTGCATCCAAAGGGGAGTTTTCAGTCGAAACAGCTCACAAGGGAAGTAAATTGGTCTTTTTCCCTTAATGCACAAGAGATCTTCGATTAAGtcattgcggaattcaaatatATGCATAGTAACAAAACAAGAAGTTAGTGAACTCTTcgagtttgtttgttttttttttaactctagttacttaAGCTAAAAAAGAATCAAGTTGAATTGAAATAACTTACGAATCAAACTTGAGCAGCTTataaacatttattttttcaattgggtTGAACTCCAAATAATTTTCTaggatttgagttttttttatttcattttttagtttCATTCTAGACGAGATGAGTAATCCAGACAACATCGACATATTTTTGTTGAAAAGGATTGATAGGAACATAAAGACCAATTtgagaattcaatttttttctctcatgAGAATTATACAATAATATGAATAATAGGCGATAAGGATGGTGTACTCAGATGTTTCTATCCATTATAAAATTGGTCAAAAACGATATTTTTCATACGGATtttaacatatatttttttcttgtaacacGATTAAACCTTTTTGTGCGACTCTTAATTAGCCAATTATCAACGACTGTAAGAACTAACAATTACTCAGGACTTGCAATTTGCAACCAACATCGATTGGGAAAAGaataagatgatgaagaaattggaaaaacatttcccttttttttttttttttgcataatgaCCATAGAAAATTCCGAAAAAGCCCTAGACAGGTATTTTACTTCAGGCGGGCTCAGGCTCGCACGCCCAAACTCAAATCAATCGCTCACCCGACCCGCTCTCGGAGAGACGGATCCCGGGCAACGATGGAGAAGTCGCTGCTGAAGTTGGACAAGGGCACTACCTGCACTTCCTGGAACTACTCCGGCGACAGATTGGCTTCCGGCTCCGTCGACGGAACCCTTGCCGTCTTCGACTTGCGCCACCCGGCTTCCTCTTCCTTTGCCTGCACTTCCAGAACCAAGgtgttctcatttttcttttgttgcttttatGCCAGTGGTTGTATTTGGATGGCGTGAACCGTCGATTCGAGAGCATGGTCGAGTGAAGTGATTTCGCTCGCTTAGTCTATTGGGGTTGCTTGATGATAGCCGTGAATTGTAGCATTTCGATTAATGCGTTTGCCTGACAGCCTCAGAGGGCAAGGTGATTGGGAAAAAACCTGGGGCTTTTAAGTGTGTCTTCACTGATTAGCGAGCAGCCGAGTCGGCAATCTTGGCTGCTTATATTTTCTAGTTGCAATTGGAATATGTGATGGTCAATTAGGACAATAGCTGAATTCAAGTTAACACTTCCGACATGATTGAAAAATTTGACCCAATTTGCAGTTCATATGTGGGCTTTGAGCAGGGAATGATATACCACAGAATTGCTCATGATGTATTGGGATTGTGGTTTGTGTTAATAGAAGCCTGAACTTTTCCCTGTAGGTGGATGAGGGGAGTATTGTGAAGATAGTCTGGGTTCCTCCAGAATATGGCGATGCGGTGGCTTGCGTATGTGAGGATGGAACTTTCTCGTTGTGGGAAGAGCTCACTGAAGGTAAATCGTGGGTTTTGTTATTCTCTTTAACTTACAAGCAGGGTGGGAGTAATAGCAAACATGCTCTGGTCTGTAATAGGTGAAAATTGTGTAGGGTAAAATGCATTTACCTTAGTTACCACTTTTGTCCCCATGGAATTTGAAAATCTCGTGTATGGTCAGATATGATATGATGAGTTAATGATCTTGTGAAGACTACAAAAGAACCTAAATACAACTTGTTGTTATGTTATGTAGATTCTCTACCCGTTCAGTGGAAACTTTGTGAGCGCTTTAAAAGCAGTTCAGCGAAGGTGTTGGATGTCCAATTTGGTGTTTCTCCTTCAAGTTTGAAAATGGTGAGccatatttcattttcttttgtttttttgagtttttgtttAACTTCATAGATCACCTGAAATTTTATTGCAGTGATGTCTACAATTAGTTGCTCTGTGCATCATGCATATTACAATGTGAACCCCTATTTTCAGTTGCAAGTTTTTACACTGTCTTTCTGTTCAGATGGGTCTTAAATGTTGTACCTAAGGGGAAAATAGTAAAGAAAGGGAGATTATGAGCAGTTCTTTGATGATTTCACAGGTCGTTGCTTCCTCAAATGGGTATGTGAAAGTCTATGAACTGACGAATCCCATGGAGCTGAAGAATTGGCAACTTCAGGTGATCATGTCATCTAATTGTTATTAACACATGACACTTGGCCGCTCATCATGTTTGATTTACTGTCGATACTATCGACTATCAAGCCTTACTGAGTTGGAAgcaattttttccccttttacgGGCCATCAAATTTTTTCTCCTTGAAGTTCCTTCTTTCAAGACTTGATAAGGTTTTGCTAGTTTTTATGGTGGCTTCTTGTTTTGGATATCTTGATTGCATCTCATGAGGTGTTTTCGCCAGatggaaacaaagaaaagttaGACCCAAAAGGCAAAATTTTCAAGTAGGGTCTTTGGCTTGGGTTTTTGGCTGAGTAAAATATTAAGGTAGAATATGTCAGAATTATCGTGAGAAAATTTGAACTATGAAACTATATTTATCCCAGGACAAAGTGGAAATAGAAAGAGGATTTGTTTCTGCAATGCCCTTATCATAACTTATCCCTCGTGATCTCACTGagaaatagtattttttttttcagtcagaAAGAAAGTTTGTTCTTTCTTCAGTGTTACACTCACGTCACTGGGATTTGAACTGAAATGTGTTGAGGCTACACAATGTGCCGGTGCATGCTCCCACAAGCGATATATACCATCTTTGCTCTTATTAATTTGTTTGTATCTGTCTTTCCATAGTCAAGTGCAATCCATTGTTTATTGGCTGTCAGcatttctctcaatttttttagatgTGTTTCATAGTTCAAgaatcttaattttttattttattttattttaatttatttgcaGGCCGAATTCCAGAATGTTATCGATCTGGTTTCCCCTTCTTCAAAGACCTTGTGCTTGTCGGCATCAATTTCTTGGAATCCACTAAGAGGTGAAGGCCAGGGATCGAGCTTTGTCTTGGGTTTCAGTTCAGATAGTCCGCAGCTTACTTCCTCCAAGGCACGTTTTTGTTCTCTTCATTTCATTCCATTTTCCTATGTGTACCATCAACAACTTTCTTTTGTAGTGTTTTCTATGGAATCAACAGTTTCACATTGTGCACGCTTGCTTTTTGTCTGGCTGTGTCAGATGCTCATGGGTGCATTTCGAGATCGGTGCACATCTATGGCATTGACATGTTTTTACACATAGAACGTGTTTGTGCTCCCATTTGTCTATATTGAGCTTCTCATCCAGCTAGATTTTGGAAAAGTTAATTTATAAAGTTGAAATAATGTATAGATTTTATTCACTCATGTGAGTGAAGATAGTCGGCACTGCTGATCAACACGATGTTATAACTGATCTCCTCCTGTAATGATATTCCAAGGTCATCCTGGATATCGATTCAACGGTGGGTGCGGCTGCCTCTTCTAAAATATGTGACTCCTTTGGGATTCAATATCCTCTGGCTACCTCTTCTTTTTCGTCCCTTTCCTTTCCAATTGTGGTAACCCTCAACATTACAGGAAGAATACAACCTATGTTCGTCATGATGAAAAGTTTTTACCTGCTCGCTATCAATGGTATTCACTTAATTCATCGGGGAGGAATTTTTCACTTGTTAATGTGTGTTGAAGCAGGGCTAGATTGTTAGAATGAAGAGatcgtgccatttttttttaaatttttgatggAAATTCATGTCCGTGAGTAAGAGATTTACGATGCTGCTGTAAAATTACATATTTCGCttgctttccttttattttttaggtgtGGGAATTTGATCGGGCACATCAAAGGTGGCTCCCAGTAGCAGAGATGGCTTTGCCTGATGACAGGGGTGATCAGGTTCATGGCGTTGCATGGGCACCTAACATTGGAAGGTATATATGGTTTGTTTTCTGGCATTAGCGTTTGCCTCATGATTTCAGACAGGATGTGAGTTCATATTATCTTGATAATTTTGACTCCTGCAGAATAATCATGCATATGGTAGACAACTGAatatgaagaaattgaattcATTGAGATACCCAATCAACTACAAAATGCCTTCTTCTTCACTGGAAATACAATAAATTCTTTTTCAGGCCTTATGAGGTCATAGCTGTTGCAACTGAGAAAGGAATCTCAATCTGGCATCTTAGCCTGAATGTTGAAGTGGATGGAAGGCTCTCGGTGGAAAAGGTTGCGTCTCTTTCTGGTCATGAAGGCGAGGTAAACACTCCCATTCTAGCATCTTAAAGCTTTTCAAACTGCAGGTTTATCGTTAAATTGGACAAGAAGCTGGATTGTTGCTAAAATGACGGCATCTTGCTAAGATGTCTAGAAGTAGGCAATACTTGTTACTCGAGTGCTGTGCATAACTTTGTTTCGCCTTAGCATTTCCGTAAGACAAGTTAGATGGTTGTTGGAAAATCACGTGTTGAATTTTTCTCGACTAGGTGTGGCAAATGGAATGGGACATGAGTGGAATGACCTTGGCAACAACTGCAAGTGATGGCACGGTGAAACTGTGGCAATCTAACTTGAAGGGTTCATGGCAGGAACAAGCTACATTT
The sequence above is drawn from the Rhodamnia argentea isolate NSW1041297 chromosome 9, ASM2092103v1, whole genome shotgun sequence genome and encodes:
- the LOC115740819 gene encoding uncharacterized protein LOC115740819, whose translation is MRKTEKSLESSEQKRLDRPSSVVWDCGSALYDSFELKSFKRQLDSAISARTLSMPHLPDRRAFPLPPPPPAAQQQQQQQPQPKPTASTAAKKHSRISRSIQKLLRSVFKPKPSSPPAFGIGNRYSSVVGEGLCLAYDKSGALTTILESPEAECLGKLSPEMDRFVRKTASEEVRA
- the LOC115740817 gene encoding protein SEH1 isoform X1; this encodes MEKSLLKLDKGTTCTSWNYSGDRLASGSVDGTLAVFDLRHPASSSFACTSRTKVDEGSIVKIVWVPPEYGDAVACVCEDGTFSLWEELTEDSLPVQWKLCERFKSSSAKVLDVQFGVSPSSLKMVVASSNGYVKVYELTNPMELKNWQLQAEFQNVIDLVSPSSKTLCLSASISWNPLRGEGQGSSFVLGFSSDSPQLTSSKVWEFDRAHQRWLPVAEMALPDDRGDQVHGVAWAPNIGRPYEVIAVATEKGISIWHLSLNVEVDGRLSVEKVASLSGHEGEVWQMEWDMSGMTLATTASDGTVKLWQSNLKGSWQEQATFVPT
- the LOC115740817 gene encoding protein SEH1 isoform X2; translation: MEKSLLKLDKGTTCTSWNYSGDRLASGSVDGTLAVFDLRHPASSSFACTSRTKVDEGSIVKIVWVPPEYGDAVACVCEDGTFSLWEELTEDSLPVQWKLCERFKSSSAKVLDVQFGVSPSSLKMAEFQNVIDLVSPSSKTLCLSASISWNPLRGEGQGSSFVLGFSSDSPQLTSSKVWEFDRAHQRWLPVAEMALPDDRGDQVHGVAWAPNIGRPYEVIAVATEKGISIWHLSLNVEVDGRLSVEKVASLSGHEGEVWQMEWDMSGMTLATTASDGTVKLWQSNLKGSWQEQATFVPT